The following coding sequences lie in one Pontibacter sp. G13 genomic window:
- a CDS encoding alginate O-acetyltransferase AlgX-related protein gives MKKFVIHLGLTLGILLVVAEMFFRWVIPAPEIPAAYFDPTYQIMRNDAEGPRTGQYTNGRLSEIRAPWRLNEHGWNSAFDFVPKAGRSKPLVAVVGDSYVENLYCAPESHLDYLIYEGLEQEMDVFGFGRRGGNFSNFVPMIDYVNQEFQPDVYVFVVNHRNLRESIMELGRKPNFMQVAWENQQWKTIPAKAYQPHPFKEMANSSAIVRYLRMNIPMELAWPHLPPLFPQEEMAETPKPEVDQTAACLHLIQEMQQRAGNTPILFVLHPNRPSIYDGDVPVVQTEELQIVKESLQSMNLPVVDLNSAFKQAYERDQKLFEFEVNQHWNEYANEVAAGEIVRFLKLETRRLAEQNVRMAP, from the coding sequence ATGAAAAAATTTGTCATACATCTGGGACTCACCTTGGGCATTCTGCTGGTTGTGGCGGAAATGTTTTTTCGGTGGGTCATCCCAGCTCCGGAAATCCCTGCAGCGTATTTTGATCCTACTTACCAGATCATGCGCAATGATGCGGAAGGTCCTCGAACTGGACAATATACCAATGGCCGCTTGTCCGAGATTCGGGCTCCCTGGCGCTTGAATGAGCATGGCTGGAATAGCGCTTTTGACTTTGTGCCAAAGGCGGGAAGAAGTAAGCCTCTGGTTGCCGTAGTAGGGGATTCTTATGTAGAGAATCTCTATTGTGCCCCTGAATCCCATCTGGATTACCTCATCTACGAGGGCTTGGAGCAAGAAATGGATGTGTTTGGTTTCGGCCGGCGTGGGGGTAATTTCAGCAATTTCGTACCGATGATTGATTATGTCAATCAGGAGTTTCAACCCGATGTGTACGTTTTTGTGGTCAATCACCGGAATCTTCGGGAGAGCATCATGGAATTGGGGCGGAAGCCCAATTTCATGCAAGTGGCTTGGGAAAACCAGCAGTGGAAAACCATTCCCGCAAAAGCCTATCAGCCACACCCCTTTAAAGAAATGGCCAATTCTTCCGCGATTGTGCGTTACCTGAGAATGAATATTCCCATGGAACTGGCTTGGCCTCATTTGCCGCCTTTGTTCCCACAGGAAGAGATGGCAGAAACGCCCAAGCCAGAGGTGGATCAAACCGCCGCTTGTCTTCATCTGATTCAGGAAATGCAGCAACGAGCAGGAAATACCCCCATCCTTTTCGTCCTCCATCCCAATAGGCCTTCGATCTACGATGGAGATGTGCCTGTCGTGCAAACGGAAGAACTTCAGATTGTTAAGGAGAGTCTACAGTCCATGAATCTGCCCGTGGTGGATTTGAATTCCGCTTTCAAGCAAGCTTATGAGCGGGATCAGAAACTCTTCGAATTCGAAGTCAACCAGCATTGGAACGAATACGCCAATGAGGTGGCTGCTGGAGAGATTGTACGGTTCCTAAAATTGGAAACTCGGCGCCTAGCTGAGCAGAATGTGCGCATGGCTCCCTAG
- a CDS encoding MBOAT family O-acyltransferase, protein MLFNSLEYLVLLPTVFILYWTVFQRSLKAQNFLLVVVSYVFYGWWDWRFLSLIFLSSLIDFTVGRSLGQTDDARKRKYLLSISLIANLGMLGVFKYYNFFVESFVGMFQTMGVSLAPATLQFILPVGISFYTFQTLSYTIDVYRKDIEPSRDIVAFLAYVSFFPQLVAGPIERATNLLPQFYKKRTFTYEQGLQGVNQILWGLFKKMVIADNCAMMVDQIFADPTTQNSGQLILGAIYFAFQIYGDFSGYSDIAIGTSRLFGFDLMANFRYPYFSRDIAEFWRRWHISLSTWFRDYLYIPLGGSRGGLNVKLRNTFIIFIVSGFWHGANWTFIIWGFLNAVYYLPVMLSGKNRRFLGGVAEGRWLPTPREGLQIFITFVLTCIAWVFFRAESVGHAWTYLVEMFTSGFGPVGTDAKFIPYIAVLLLIEWIQRDKEYPLQLTDRPLSLRWGLAIPIVLGIVLFANVAEDMSFIYFQF, encoded by the coding sequence ATGCTGTTCAACTCTCTCGAATATCTTGTCCTACTGCCCACGGTTTTCATCCTCTATTGGACCGTCTTCCAACGCAGCTTGAAGGCACAAAACTTCCTCCTCGTAGTAGTGAGTTATGTGTTTTATGGCTGGTGGGATTGGCGATTCTTGTCACTGATCTTTTTGAGCTCCCTGATCGACTTCACGGTGGGGAGATCTTTGGGACAGACGGATGATGCCCGCAAGCGAAAATATTTGCTCTCGATCAGCCTGATCGCCAATCTTGGCATGTTGGGTGTGTTCAAATACTACAATTTCTTTGTCGAGTCATTTGTCGGCATGTTTCAGACGATGGGTGTCAGCTTGGCTCCCGCGACGCTTCAGTTCATTCTGCCGGTCGGAATTAGTTTCTATACCTTCCAGACCTTGAGCTACACCATTGATGTGTACCGCAAGGACATCGAGCCGAGTCGAGACATCGTGGCTTTTCTGGCCTACGTAAGCTTCTTCCCTCAGCTGGTGGCCGGCCCGATTGAACGTGCGACCAACTTGCTTCCGCAGTTTTACAAGAAGCGGACATTTACCTATGAGCAGGGTTTGCAGGGCGTCAATCAGATCTTGTGGGGCCTTTTCAAGAAGATGGTCATCGCAGATAATTGTGCTATGATGGTGGATCAGATCTTCGCCGATCCCACCACACAGAATAGCGGCCAGCTGATTTTGGGCGCCATCTATTTTGCCTTCCAGATCTACGGAGACTTCTCGGGCTATTCAGATATCGCCATTGGTACTTCTCGCCTGTTTGGATTTGACCTGATGGCCAATTTCCGCTACCCGTATTTCTCTCGGGATATTGCAGAATTCTGGCGCAGATGGCATATCTCGTTGTCTACCTGGTTTCGGGATTACCTCTACATTCCACTTGGAGGAAGCCGTGGCGGGTTGAATGTGAAGTTGCGCAATACCTTCATCATCTTCATCGTCAGTGGATTTTGGCACGGTGCCAATTGGACCTTCATTATCTGGGGCTTTTTGAATGCCGTGTATTATCTGCCTGTCATGCTTTCTGGGAAGAACCGAAGATTCCTCGGAGGAGTGGCTGAAGGGAGATGGTTGCCTACTCCTCGTGAGGGGCTCCAAATCTTCATTACGTTTGTGTTGACGTGTATCGCTTGGGTATTCTTCCGAGCTGAGAGTGTAGGTCATGCATGGACCTATCTCGTGGAGATGTTTACTTCCGGGTTTGGTCCGGTAGGCACAGACGCCAAATTCATCCCTTACATTGCTGTTTTGCTGTTGATCGAATGGATTCAACGCGACAAGGAATATCCGCTCCAATTGACGGATCGCCCTTTGAGCCTTCGTTGGGGCTTGGCCATTCCGATCGTGTTGGGCATCGTGTTGTTTGCCAATGTAGCTGAGGATATGTCCTTTATTTACTTCCAGTTCTGA